The Streptomyces armeniacus genomic interval GTCCCGTCCGCCGAAGGTGACCTGGGAGACCTTCTGCCCGGCACCGAAACAGTCGTAGACGGTGCAGCCCCGGTAGCCCTCCTGCCGCAGCCGGGAGTGGATACCGCAGCCGAAGTCCGTGTCCAGATGCGTACAGGGCTCCCCGGCGGCCTTGTCCCGCGCGAAGTCCGCCGACACCGCGAAGGGCAGCGCGACACAGCACAGACCGAAGCAGCCGGCGCAGTCGGCCCGCAGGTCGGCGCGCTCGGGTACGGCGGGGGTCGGGGACACGGATCTCCTGCCGGGGTACGGGTGCGGGTCACCCCCATTCTCCCGGACACCGAACGGAACCGGCCGCCGGTGGGCTCCCCGTACGCGGAGGCGGAGCACCGCGTACGGGGGGCGAGCGCCCGTAATCCGTTCGGCAGCCGTACGGCCCGGCTGGCACGATGGTCCGTCCCCCGCTGCCGCCACTCCCACCACGGAATCAGACTGATGCTGCCTGTCGAGACGTTCCTCACCCTCCGCGAACGCCGTTTCGCCTACCTGGACTTCGGGGGTACCGGCCCCGTCGTACTCGCGCTGCACGGGCATTTCGGGCGTGGGCGCGCGTTCGGGGCGCTGGCCGCGGCGCTCGGCGGGCGGTACCGCGTTGTCGCGCTCGATCAGCGCGGGCACGGGCTATCCGGGCACGGTGGGGGTTTCAGCCCCGGCGACTACGTCGAGGACGCGGCCGCCTTCCTGCGTGCGCTCGGCCTCGCGCCGGCGGCGGTCGTCGGGCACTCCATGGGCGGCGTCGTCGCGTTCGGGCTCGCCGAGCGGTACCCGGAGCTGGTCGGCGCGTTGGTGGTGGCCGACATGACGGTGCTGAACGCCGAGCCCGAGACGCATCCCGTGCTGGACGTCTCCGGGTGGCCGCGCCGCGCGGGGTCGCCGGACGAGTTGCGCCGGGCGATCGAGGAGCGGGGCGTGCCCGACGCGGGCTACTTCCTGGAGAGCGCCGTCCGGGACGGGGACGGCTGGCGGCTGCTGTTCGACCCGGACGAGATGATGGTCTCCCAACGCGCCTTCACCGGCGACCACTCCGCCTCCTGGTACGCGTCCGGGCAGCCCGCGCTGCTGCTGCGCGCCGAGCACAGCTTCATGCTCAGCCGGAGCACGGCGGAGCGGATGGCGGCCGGCCGTACGGACACCGAACTCGTCGAACTGCCGGGCTGCGGGCACTGGTTGTACGACGACGACCCGGACGGCTTCGCGCGAGCCATCGGCTCGTTCCTGGACCGGCACCACGGCGCGGTGGA includes:
- a CDS encoding alpha/beta fold hydrolase, yielding MLPVETFLTLRERRFAYLDFGGTGPVVLALHGHFGRGRAFGALAAALGGRYRVVALDQRGHGLSGHGGGFSPGDYVEDAAAFLRALGLAPAAVVGHSMGGVVAFGLAERYPELVGALVVADMTVLNAEPETHPVLDVSGWPRRAGSPDELRRAIEERGVPDAGYFLESAVRDGDGWRLLFDPDEMMVSQRAFTGDHSASWYASGQPALLLRAEHSFMLSRSTAERMAAGRTDTELVELPGCGHWLYDDDPDGFARAIGSFLDRHHGAVDAGDGG